The Deinococcus sonorensis KR-87 genome includes a window with the following:
- a CDS encoding NPCBM/NEW2 domain-containing protein, with amino-acid sequence MKHITPTTPAASSMNRTALFGLATLLTLTLAACGNNARTTAATATLNPTDTAALPATEAAATEAAQRAFVYGGQDVSWTATPAAITALSLSSGTNAVSSQAWTAATSGWGPIEKNKSNAGSKAGDGKTLALNGKTYTTGLGTHSNSSVLYDLGGKCATFTSDIGVDDEVGSLGSVVFQVYADGTKLYDSGTMTGSSATKTVSVSVAGKRELKLVVTDAGDNNYYDHADWAGATLTGCSVDTTNGTPTTTPAPAPAPTPAPTVSGPLVITKGGTYTGNWQSNDPSVPVITIKTSEPVIIENSTLRGRGNLVAGFRNRVTLRNNKGYGLNPNVAGRIMGRFANLEEAYNITIENNYFEHGTGIYLRSFYGDPSKGEGIRIRNNQLRDIDGRQSDGAEGYNGKRTIVQAVLFNSIQRVANVDISWNEIINAPYHSYTEENMNFYLSSGTAASPYLIHDNYIQGAYNADPATNATYPGGGILLGDGQASDPSLMGHARVYNNQIVATTNHGLGIAGGVDNQIYNNRVISSGRLPDGRPIAAQNVGLYVWDPYKLGQKTPAMFANNVMRDNFVMWTKVKSDGTTTTNPWWVPDCGLNNTVCTGNVSGGTATLDTEKQEYQRWLSKLTAANVNVGPQ; translated from the coding sequence ATGAAGCACATCACCCCCACCACCCCCGCTGCGTCCAGCATGAACCGCACTGCTCTGTTCGGCCTGGCGACCCTGCTCACCCTGACCCTGGCGGCCTGCGGAAACAACGCCCGCACCACTGCGGCCACGGCGACTCTCAACCCCACCGATACTGCCGCCCTGCCGGCGACCGAAGCGGCCGCGACTGAGGCGGCTCAGCGGGCCTTCGTGTATGGCGGCCAGGACGTCAGCTGGACCGCCACCCCGGCCGCCATCACCGCCCTCTCTCTGAGCAGCGGGACAAACGCCGTCAGCAGCCAGGCCTGGACCGCCGCCACCAGCGGCTGGGGGCCCATCGAGAAGAACAAGAGCAACGCGGGCAGCAAGGCGGGCGACGGCAAGACCCTGGCGCTGAACGGCAAGACCTACACCACCGGCCTGGGAACCCACTCCAACTCGAGCGTCCTGTACGACCTGGGCGGGAAGTGCGCGACGTTCACGTCGGACATCGGGGTGGACGACGAGGTGGGGAGCCTGGGCAGCGTGGTGTTCCAGGTGTACGCCGACGGCACCAAGCTGTACGACAGCGGCACCATGACCGGCAGCAGCGCCACCAAGACGGTGAGCGTCAGCGTGGCCGGCAAGCGGGAACTGAAGCTGGTCGTGACCGACGCGGGCGACAACAACTACTACGACCACGCCGACTGGGCCGGCGCCACCCTCACCGGCTGCTCCGTCGACACCACCAACGGCACCCCCACGACGACGCCTGCCCCTGCCCCTGCTCCGACGCCGGCGCCGACGGTGAGTGGGCCGCTGGTGATCACCAAGGGCGGCACGTACACCGGCAACTGGCAGAGCAATGACCCGAGCGTCCCGGTGATCACCATCAAGACCAGCGAGCCGGTGATCATCGAGAACAGCACGCTGCGCGGCCGCGGCAACCTGGTGGCCGGCTTCCGCAACCGTGTGACCCTGCGCAACAACAAGGGCTATGGCCTGAACCCGAACGTCGCGGGCCGGATCATGGGGCGCTTTGCCAACCTCGAAGAGGCGTACAACATCACCATCGAGAACAACTACTTCGAGCACGGCACCGGCATCTACCTGCGCAGCTTCTACGGTGATCCCAGCAAGGGTGAAGGGATCCGCATCCGCAACAACCAGCTGCGGGACATCGACGGGCGCCAGAGCGATGGGGCGGAAGGCTACAACGGCAAGCGCACCATCGTGCAGGCGGTGCTGTTCAACAGCATCCAGCGGGTGGCGAACGTGGATATCAGCTGGAACGAGATCATCAACGCGCCGTATCACAGCTACACCGAGGAGAACATGAACTTCTACCTCAGCAGTGGCACCGCGGCCAGCCCGTACCTGATCCACGACAACTACATCCAGGGTGCCTACAACGCCGACCCGGCCACCAACGCGACCTACCCGGGCGGCGGGATCCTGCTGGGCGACGGGCAGGCGAGCGACCCGAGCCTGATGGGTCACGCCCGGGTGTACAACAACCAGATCGTCGCCACCACCAACCATGGGCTGGGCATCGCGGGTGGGGTGGACAATCAGATCTACAACAACCGGGTGATCAGCAGCGGTCGCCTGCCGGACGGCCGCCCGATTGCGGCGCAGAACGTGGGCCTGTACGTGTGGGACCCGTACAAGCTGGGGCAGAAGACGCCGGCGATGTTTGCGAACAACGTGATGCGGGACAACTTCGTGATGTGGACCAAGGTCAAGAGTGACGGCACGACGACGACCAACCCCTGGTGGGTGCCGGACTGCGGCCTGAACAACACCGTCTGCACTGGCAACGTGAGCGGCGGCACCGCCACCCTCGACACCGAGAAGCAGGAGTACCAGCGCTGGCTCTCCAAGCTCACCGCCGCCAACGTCAACGTCGGCCCCCAGTAA
- a CDS encoding alginate O-acetyltransferase AlgF, with product MLVLASGTASAQDTTSLYAPAPPPNSAFVRLINATATAASGTIGSSAVTAAKAGVGTYQIIPQGAVSVHVGSVTQQVNVSAGKFYSLVWTGKTFRLMDDPNADNRAKALLVVYNLSSTPLIDLATADGKTRVLEGVAPMTSANRAVNGITVDLAVFNQNKALATFKKTQLERGSAYAIVVTENGATLTQSSTASMPK from the coding sequence ATGCTGGTGCTCGCGAGCGGCACGGCTTCTGCTCAGGACACCACCAGCCTGTACGCTCCGGCCCCCCCTCCGAACAGTGCGTTCGTCCGGCTGATCAACGCGACGGCCACCGCAGCCAGCGGGACCATCGGCAGCTCGGCCGTCACGGCGGCAAAGGCCGGTGTGGGTACCTACCAGATCATTCCGCAGGGCGCGGTCAGCGTGCATGTGGGCAGCGTCACGCAGCAGGTCAACGTGAGTGCCGGAAAGTTCTACTCGCTGGTCTGGACCGGCAAGACCTTCCGGCTGATGGACGACCCCAACGCCGACAACCGCGCCAAGGCGCTGCTGGTGGTCTACAACCTGAGCAGCACGCCGCTGATCGACTTGGCCACGGCTGACGGCAAGACCCGGGTACTGGAGGGCGTGGCGCCCATGACCAGCGCCAACCGCGCCGTGAACGGCATCACCGTGGACCTGGCGGTCTTTAACCAGAACAAGGCCCTGGCGACCTTCAAGAAGACCCAGCTGGAACGCGGCTCGGCCTACGCCATCGTGGTGACCGAGAACGGCGCCACCCTGACGCAGAGCAGCACCGCCAGCATGCCGAAGTAA